Proteins from a genomic interval of Papaver somniferum cultivar HN1 chromosome 4, ASM357369v1, whole genome shotgun sequence:
- the LOC113275714 gene encoding uncharacterized protein LOC113275714 → MELLHFGMEFAEKYAGFFAPLVKSDQLISFGDGKLFLKDDLEIIISKKVQQYSSWTRNTNAISLDDNEAFLDRLLASGWCAVQLFFVYHYFSLLTIFHEKETSVKPMSKKEKKKKSKEKHRSAKNVPSPILTVHDIPNQEMDDDGMVRWIRPSNMLADGISRVDSDGAYNGKTAGYSCVIRHTKNGVKIEVLVAVAGGSAPESSTYHEFEGLRCGYRQAVRHNLQNVVVSCDCKTTIFEIEKGIARERQVGKNRSRSNKMKKMINDIIAMKARIKNVKMVHMYRGANEVANKLAKICKIPKQQIVYKQEDFDTDNKVELQPIRGILESDANGEKYYPHGRVP, encoded by the exons ATGGAGTTGCTACATTTTGGAATGGAGTTTGCAGAGAAGTATGCAGGTTTTTTTGCACCATTGGTTAAGTCAGATCAATTGATTTCTTTTGGTGATGGCAAACTGTTTTTGAAAGATGATCTTGAGATAATCATAAGCAAAAAAGTTCAACAATACAGTAGTTGGACCAGGAATACTAATGCTATCTCGCTGGATGATAATGAAGCTTTTTTAGATCGACTTTTAGCTTCAGGATGGTGCGCTGTCCAGTTGTTTTTTGTGTATCATTATTTCAG TTTGCTGACTATTTTTCACGAGAAGGAAACTTCTGTAAAGCCAATGTcaaaaaaggagaaaaagaagaaaagtaaagaaaaacacagatcaGCTAAGAATGTACCATCTCCGATCCTCACCGTACACGACATACCGAACCAGGAGATGGATGACGATGGAATGGTGAGATGGATCCGTCCATCAAATATGTTAGCTGATGGGATCAGCAGAGTTGATTCTGACGGAGCATATAATGGCAAG ACAGCTGGATACAGCTGTGTGATCCGGCATACTAAAAATGGTGTGAAGATTGAAGTACTAGTTGCTGTTGCTGGTGGTTCTGCGCCTGAATCTTCAACCTATCATGAATTCGAGGGCCTCCGTTGTGGATATCGGCAAGCTGTGAGGCACAATCTTCAAAACGTTGTAGTGTCTTGTGATTGCAAAACAACAATTTTCGAAATTGAAAAAGGAATCGCAAGAGAAAGACAGGTAGGTAAGAACAGGTCAAGATcaaataaaatgaagaagatgattaaCGATATCATTGCAATGAAAGCGCGAATAAAGAATGTAAAGATGGTGCACATGTATCGAGGTGCTAATGAAGTTGCAAACAAGTTAGCGAAGATCTGCAAGATACCAAAACAGCAGATCGTTTACAAACAAGAAGATTTTGACACTGACAACAAGGTGGAGCTGCAACCAATCAGGGGTATTCTTGAATCTGATGCAAATGGCGAAAAGTACTACCCTCACGGAAGAGTACCATAG